TCGGCGTTCTTGAGGTACCGTGAAACTCCGATGGCAGCCGGGAATAGACCAGCAATTACGGGGGAGTGGCGGAATTGGTAGACGCTAAAGTAACGGCTTAGGAAGGGGCGATTCATGGTTGGCTGTAAGACAAGTTGCGTAAATAAAAGGCAAGCCAGCGCGACCCTAAACAAAGGTTGATGAAAATCATAACGTATATCCCCGTGTGGTGGCAACTAACATCAACTATACTCCGTGCGGGTTCGATTCCCGCCTCCCTCACTGGATTACTGCCCGGCAAAAGCGCCGGGGCAACGACTTGGTTCAATATGCCGCCGCTGTAATGGTAGGCGGTTTTACGGGGGCATAGTTCAAAGGCAGAATACCCGCGTGAAGCGGGAGAAGTCGGTTCGATTCCGGAAACCTCCACAAAATAAACATCATGCTTACATCCGAACAAAAAGAGATATTAGCCTTTGCCCGTAGCGTAGGCGGTTCCTTCACAAAAGCGGAGGCTGTAAAGGAGTTCGGGCGCGAATATTACCACAACGGCAGTAAGCACGTAGGCGACAGGTTGAGCCGCATGGTTAACGCCGGGTTGCTGGAACGTGAGGAAAAGGGCCGGTACAAGATCGGCAAAGGCACAAAAAACAAACCCGCAACAATTGACGCGGGGCAAACTGATTTATTCGGATGAAGGACAACAAACAAAAATATTAAACACCCCCCCCCCCCCCCCCCCGCCCCCCGGCCGGAAAGGGGGGCCCCCCCCCCCCCCCCGCAACAAATTTTTCCCCCAGGAACCCCCCACCGGGTTAGTTTCCCGGGAGACAAAAAAAGGGCGGCTGCCCCCCGCCGGGCCGCCCCAACAAAAAAGGACCGGGACGGGGGGACGGGCCCCCCTGGGCGGGGGGAACAAAGAGCAAACCCCCCCCCCGGCGATGAACGCCTACTAACGCACCTCATTAACGACGACCGTACACGGTGGATAATTGCCGGTTTGGTTGTCGTTACAGTGCTGGCATATTGCGGGGCAACAAAACAAGTTTTCAAATGAGATACCTAATTACCCACCCTGACCACGAGCCGTTTCTTACCTGGTACTTTGATGTGGAAAATCATTTTGTTGAGGGGATGACGGTGTACGATACAACGGCACGGCTATACACGACCGATGGGAAAACGTGGAAAAACATAAACATGGAATTGACAAAAGAACAATTATCCGAAATGCTCAACTGTCGCCAATACGGCGACGAAACTACGCCGGAAATTGAGCGCCTGGCAAAAGAAAACGGGCTTTGCATCGCCTTTGGCGCGTCCGACGACCTGCTCGAATTTCGGGGGAGTGTTTATGATGAGGCGGGGGCGTATAACGGAACGGTAGTTTATTTGAGCAAAAAAGGCAACGTGAAAGAGGAAAGTAAGCCGGGCCGGGTTGAGGTGTCGGCAAGTTGGTTGCCAAAAGAGCCGGTTACCACATGGTTAGTTGTAGCAAACATACCATTCGCCCCATTCGACATTTTCGAGGATGGCGAATTGTACTGCCGGGGTTGCGTGTTTCCATTTAAACCCATTGAGCAATGACCACAAAGGAAAAGATAATCAGAGCCGCAATAGCGGACGCAAAAAGGCAGATTGAAGAAATAGACGCCCTGATCGAAGCCCGGCCCATTTCAAATATTATCGAAATAAGGGAAGATTTCAAGGCCCTACTGGAACAAAATCAGGGTGTTGAAAAAAGGACACGCCCGGAGTTCTTAGAAGCGGTGGAAGAATTATCGCGCCGGGAAAAAGAGCAGTTTCGTATTGCCGAAATGATGAAAAACAGTACCAACCTGATTGAAAAGAAAGTGAAACTTGATTTTGAGTTACGCGACTTGAATAACGAACTTTATTTCCTGACAAGATGACCACACCACGACCAATTTACATAGGGGTTGACCCCGCTTTCCGCGCAGGCGGTTTTTGGGCCGCTATCCTGGATATGGAGGATAAAACGATTCGCTTCATGGAGTTTGACCTGCTTTCGTGGCACGACTTCCTAAGGTCTGCCGACGCGCCGCCGTCCTGCTTCATTTGTGTGGAGAATTCCAACCTGCAAAACAAGTCCTTCGATATGACCGGCACAAAGGCAGAAATTGCCAGGAAAGGTCGGAACGTCGGATGCAACCAGGCGGTAAGCGAACTTGCCTACCGTTCCGCCGTCCTGCAATATGGAGCGCGTAATGTGTTTCAGGTATCGCCGAAAGAGAAGGGAGTTAAGATCACGGATGCCCGCGTCTTTTTCGGCATAATGAAGCAGGAAGGCATTTTGTTGCCGCCGGGCGCAACTAACCAGGATCAACGCGATGCAGCAAAATTGGCGTTAATATGCCAGCGAAAGCCTTGTTAGAGGGCCGGTTTAAGGCCGCGAAAGGTTCCACAAATCAGACAATCCATCACCATGACCTACAAAGCACTCCGAAACGCATCCGGCGAATGGATAGCAATCTTCGACGACTTTGGCCCGCCCGAAATACTTACAACCGGAATACCCGAACTTATGACGGATGAAACGACAATGGAAGATTTGAGACAATTTTACGCTCAACTTGACTTCACCGGCATTGAATTGGTCGCGATTGAAATAACGATTAAGCCATGACACCCGAACAAGAAAAACAGATTATAATTTGGCGGCAAACCTGCCAATTCGTTGACGACCTCGTTAAGTCGTGCCCGGCCATGACTGCGATGGATGAACTACACGTGTGGTTTGGCGACGTTCACGGCTGGTTGGTTCATATTGGCACGGAAAGCGCCAGGGCAGAGGCCGAATACTCAAAGGCCTACTTTCGGGCAGTTGAAGCAGGGGTGAGCAATGAGGCGTTGAAGGTCATCAAAGGATCATCCACCATGACGGGCCAATACATGGCCGGGAAAAACCCGGAACTATTTGAAATCTGGCAACGGTTGAAAAACTTGAACCGGAATTTGGAAACGATTTTGAACGATATGCGTACCAACATTGTGACGCTACGCGAAGCGGATAAGCGGGAAGCGATGCAAATGCCTGCGCAAACGAAAGGCAATGGCCAACGCGATTATGTTTGGCCAACAGAGCAAAGGTAGGTATGGCAAGAATAACCGTCGCTTTCATGCGACAATTGGAACAACAGTTACAGCGGGAAGAAATCACATATTCCCGCATGGTTGAATTGCTGAATGAAAAAGCAAAAGAGAAAATGATATACTTTGTAGGAATACATCACAAGCCGGGACTGCCGGCGCTTTGCTCGACTACGCAAAGCGGGCGCAAGATTGACGCGGTTATTGCTTGCCTGAAACGGCCGTGCAAGAAGGTAAACCTGTTTTCTACAACATATATACCAGAATTGCCGTCCGCCGAATATAGCCGCGAATTACAGCGGTTCATCGACAATGTGCCGGATGAAAGCCTAATCGTACTTTTGGGGCAGGCGGTGAACAGCCACTTCCCGTCTCATTTTTACAGGCGGTCTAAAATAATCCGGTTTCGGCATCCGGCGTTTTCGCCGCCGATGTACGTGACGGATTTGGTTGAAGAAATATTAAGATAACCCGCACCGGCGGCACGTCAATGGTTGACCCCATCGGCGTCACGTAGCGGCGCATTCGCGGCAAAGGTTGTGCGTGATTTATGCCGCCGGTTGTGGGGCTTGACATCTTTGCATTTTGCCCCAGCCCGCCGGAGGAACAGACCACAAAGCGACGGGGGCCACACAAAGCCAAAATTCGCGGGCAAGCCGCGCGGCGTTGGACGGCGGGGCGCGGCCGTGAGCGGGGGAAGAGGGGGGCGGGGAGACCCGACAACGCCGCCGCCAACGAAGAGCACGCATCAGCCGTCTCGCGGCACTCCAGTTTCCCGCATTCCGGCGCAGCGGTATTTCCCGGGAAACCATTAAAAAATGGAACAGGAAAACCACAATTTGGGAACACCCACGACCAAAAGGCGGGGGGGCGGGAGACACCGGGGAAACAACCGGGGCTGGGGGAGAACCGGAGGGGGGCAACGACGGAGAAACGAGAAACCGCACAGGCGAAGGCAGCCGCGCTGAAAAGGCCGCCAACCCAGCCGGGAAGCAAAGGGCCAAACAACAGTACCTTTGCCGGCGCATTTCGTTTTGTTCCCGGCGCGTGAAACTAACCAGGCAAGGATGGGAAAGCGCGCCGGGTTTTAAGATAAATTTTACCATAGTTGAGAGGGACCGCTACCGACGAAATGCCGGGGCGGTTTTTTTATTTGTTCACATTTTCGTACATTTGTAGCGCCGGGTATCATTAGGCCCGGTTTTTGCGTATGGATACCACAACAATAGTAGTTTTGATGTTGATGTTCGCCGCAGCGGCGTTTTACGTTGTCCGAAAATACGGTAACCGATTCAAAAAATAAAACATGGCCTACCTGCTTCTTTTTCTGCTCTTAGCATGGGGATTGACCCAGGTAGTCAACAATCGGAAATAATGAGCAACTTTGAAGCAATCATACTTATCAGTCTTGCCTGTTCGCTTGGGTTATTTGCGGGGTACATGGAATGGCAAGGAAGCAAAGACTAATCAAAACAGCGCCGCAAAATGGACAAGGCAAAGTTTGACGAAATAGTACAAAGCACATCTTCCGACGAGTGGATTGACATTATGATCGAATCCGACCGGCGCGGAAAGGAATGGCTACAATCGGCAGATCCGAAGTTTCGAGCGTTGGCCCTTGCCATTAAAGCGGAACAGGCTTCAATTCACCAAGCGATAAAGGCCAAAGAGGCCGCAGCGCTTCAAACGATGCCCGCATGAGCCTAATCAGTATGGCCACTTTTTGCACGGAAACAAACAACCGTGCGCCCCTCTTAAAGCAGACTTTAGACAGCCTGCTTAAAACCGTTGACTTCCAAAAGCATCGTATTTTCATTATCGTAGCCAATCCATCCACCGAGAATGCGTCGAATATATCTTTCAATTCCAAGGGGATCTGTTTGCAAAGTCCTTGGAAGTCATCTGCCTACCTGAAAACATCGGCACGGCGAGAGCAGTCAATAAGGGGTGGAAACACCGGGTAGAGGGCGAAATGTGCATAAAGATGGATGACGATGTTGTGATACATCGGGCGGGATGGGTTGACGAAATGGAGGAGGCGTTAATCCGTGATCCGAAGATTGGTATTATTGGGCTAAAAAGAAAGGATTTATGGGAATGCCCCTGGTATCCCGATCCGGCATGGCGAAGTGTTTTGCGTATGTTGCCCCATGAGGCCGGGCAAACGTGGATTATTACGGAGGATGTGCACCATGTTATGGGGACTTGTCAGGCGTACAGCCCGGCACTACTTGAAAAGATAGGTTACCTATACCAACCGTTTCAATATGGGTTTGATGATTCGTTAGCGGCGATACGTTGTAAGGTAGCCGGGTTACGTTCCTGCTTTCTGCATGGGTACGAGATTGACCACATTGATCCGGGAGGCGATGCGTACACCCTGGAAAAGGTAGAGGCCACCAAGTCAGGCAGCCCTAACAACGTAGAATACCACCGACTAAAGAACGGCTACCAAAACGGCACCATTGGCATTTACTACGATGCCGACGGCGGGCAGCCTGACAGCGGGCCAATGGCGGGAGAATATACATGGCGTTTACCTAACCTTCAAACACGATGAATAGGTTTATAATTGACGGCATGGGATTGGTTGGCATTTCAATCGAAGCGGCCAAAGATGGCAGCCTATTAATTAGCGAGGAAAGGCCGCAGCCGGGCAACCCCATACCCACAAAGGAGGTTTCTTTGACTTTACGATCTGTTGGCGCAATTGATGTAATTGCGCTTTATAAGGCGTTTGAATCATCAGGAAAGGTAACGTTAACTATTGATAGCAACGAGTAAGCCATGCCGACCATGCCATACATAGTACAAGTTGACGCAAACGGTTGCCAGCGCCTTTGCTTAGCCGACGGCACACCCATACCGGCACAGATTGAAAGCACCTTATACCAAGATACGGAGCAGGCAAGGCAAGGGCTTTGCACATTTAGTGTATTGGTATTCATTGAGGATGAAATAGGGCTAAATGCCAGCACAACAATACGCATAGCAACGGAAGGATGGTCGCTACAAATGCCAGACGGCAGGATACTGGATGTTGACAACTACATTAAAAGGCAGACCAGACACGGCGTAAATGCTGTACAGTTAACCGTAACAGCGAAGATGATACAGACCGTAGCAATCGGCGGAATATGCAACACTGTAAACATAAAAGCCGATGCCGACAATGCCTAAAGCAACACGCGCCCCCTGGATGCCACCACCCCGTAAGGCGTGGACGCACGCTAAGCGTTGGGCAAAATACAACACCCACGCATGGCGTGACGCCCGCTTGGCGTTCTTGGTTGCGTGTAAGTACCAATGCGCTACCAATGGGTGTAGCAACCCGGCAACGTCGGTAGACCACGTTAAGCCGATCAGTAGCGGGCATGATGGATGGGATCAAAGCAACTGGCAGCCGTTGTGTACGGCGTGCCACAGGAACAAGAGCAGCAAGGAAGGAGGACACGCGGCGGCGGGCAGGACGGCAGGCCCGGAAGGGAGGGGTGTCAAGTCGACTTAACGCGAACCGCTGTACATCGGCGCCCCCTCAAACACGAGACATAGCCACCAAACAGTTTTTTAGACCGGTCTAAAAATGGCAAACGAACTAAATCAATTCAAAGTAGACAAATTATCGTTCGGAAAACCCGGAGGCGGGCCGGTACTTGCAAAAAGTAGGTATATCAAACCGCCAAAGTGCAAGCAAATACCGGAAAAGCGTTTAAAGTATAAGTTTGCCGAAGAACTTGCCAGGGACATAAAGCCCGAAATTGGTATGCGGGTATTTGCCTTTTTGGACGGCACGTTTATTGCCGGGGATTTTATCGAAGCGTGGTTTGTTGAGCAAAATATCAGAACAAAGGAGTTGACTATTTCAACCCTCAGCCTTAGCCCTAACAACGTCGATAGTTTGGCAAATCTTATGGAGTGCGGGTATGTTGAAAACCTAAATTTGATCGTTTCGGATTATTTCTACTCACACGAGCGCCAATCCTTAGTACCATATATCCGCGAAAAACTGGACAAGGATAACCGCTTTCAATTTGCCGCAGCCGGGACGCACTGCAAACTAACAATGTTTGAGACGCCGAAAGGGGCAAAGGTCGTGATTCATGGAAGCGCCAATCTTCGGAGTTCATCGAACATTGAGCATATAACAATCGAAGAAAACCCGGAACTTTACGACTTCACAATGGAGGTTCACCGGAATATCCTGGAGAAATACAAAACAATTAACAAAGCCGTTAGGTATAACAATCTTTGGCTATGAGCGATCAAAAGCAGAAAATTAAGAATTGGTATTCAAACGCCAAAGGCCGGTTAGTAAGCATGGCGAAAAAGGCGAACGCGCAAAAGTCAGACGATACGCCATTTTGAGCAAAGCCGACCTTAAGCAGATCACAAACGCCCTGTTAGACGAAAAAGTAGACATCGGCGAAGAAGGCAATCCGCGATTGGTAACAAAACGCGAGGCGCTTTTAATGCGGATCGTGCAAGACGCCATTGGCGACGAAGACCCCGCCATTAGGCAAAAGGCGTCTGTTTTAATTTTGAACCTTATCGACCATGCCGCCGAAAAGGAGCCAGCCCGAAAAGCCGCAATTAAGAACAAAAACGGAAAGGAATTATGAGAGGAGGCCACAATATCAAATCGGCAATAGACAAGAAAATAGAGGGGACAACCCGAAAAGCCCGCGACGCCGGGCGGGTTGAGTTAATAGTCAGCCCCGTTTCGGAGATACCGCCGCCGAATCACTTTTCGGCCCGGCACGTTGAGAAGTGGAACTGGGTTTGCGCGCGGCTGTCGGAAAAAAGCCTGTTAACCGAAACCGATTCGGACGCCGTACAAATCTACGTGGAAACGTGGTGCGTTTATGAAGATTGCGCCGCCGACGTCCGGGAAAATGGTACGGTACTTTGGATTGAAACAAGCGCCGGTAAAAAGCCGATCACAAACCCATCCTACCGACACATGAAAGACAGCGAATCTACTTTGCGAATGATATGGGATCATTTCGGAATGACGCCACGCGCCCGAATGGGTATCAAAGCCCCCGAAAAGCCCAAAACGTCCCTCATCCTCGAAATGATGAAAGGCAGACAACCGACTAAAAAAGCAGTATGAACGAAAACTTACCACAATTCAAAAACCCGCTACCACCGCCGGAACGGACAACAACAAACGAAACATCTGGCGAAATGCGCGAAGGACCTTGGCGACCAAGTATAAAAACAACCGACGAAGGCGAGCCAAGATGCTCGGATGTGTCTTGTTTATTGGCGTGGATTGGTTTTGCGGCGGCTTTGCTTTGCGGAATTTTTCAACTTATAAAATGATCGAACGCGCCACCGCATACATAGACGACATCCTATCCGGCAAAATCATTGCCGGGAAGTGGATACGCCTTGCAATGGAGCGGCACAAGCGCGACCTTACCCGCGTTGGCGATCCGGCGTTCCCGTACTATTTCGATGAAAACGAAGCGCGGCGGGTGTTGGCATTGTACGACCTTTTCAAGTTCAGCAAAGGTAAAGAAACCGGCCAGCCGTTCGATATTATGCCCTGGTTTGCCGCGTTGGTGTACATGGCATACGGATGGAGACGGGAGGACGGCGACGGCAAACGATTTCGGAAAGTGTACTGCAAAGTAGGGCGCGGCAATGCCAAAACGGCTAATCTGGTAACGATTGGCGTCATTGGCTTTTTGTTCGACAATGCCACCGACCCGGAGGTGTACTGGATAGCCACCAAGAAAGACCAAGCCAAAATAGGATGGGATAGGCAGCGGACAATGATGAAAATGCTTGTTTCGGATTTTCCCGAACTTGGGCAAATGTTAAACATCCCGACCGGCCACACCTCCACAAAAGTCAGCCGGACGGATGCGCTTTCCTGGGTGACGTATTTGGGTAGAGACAGTGAGGCCGAGGACGGCGCAAGCCCTTATTACGTGCTGGCAGACGAAATACACGCATGGGATAATGACGACCTTTTAAACGTGATGGAATCCGGCATGGTCAAAGTTGACGACCCAATGACCTGGATGATCACCACCGCCGGGTATAAACCGTTGGGGCCGAACAGCCAATTTTTGACCGCGTGTAAAAACATCCTGACCGGCATAACTGAAAATGATGAGTTATTGGCGTTCGTCTACGAATTGGACGAAGGCGACGATTGGCGTGACGAGGCGGTATGGTGCAAGGCAAATCCCGGCCTTGAAATATCGGTATCCATGACCGGACTACGAACCGAATATAACAAGATAAAAAGTCAGGGCGTCACAAAGGAAATTGACTTCAAAGTCAAAAACCTGAATATTGAGCAGGCCGGTTCGTCGGGATGGATACCGGATGAAAAGTGGATGCAATGCGCCGAAGAATACGACGAAGCCGACCTGTTAAGCCGCGAATGTTGGGGCGGGTTGGATATGGCAGCAACAAATGACTTCAATTCTTTCGTTTTGTATTTCCCCCCGGTTGACGATAAAAAAGGCGTGGTTATTCCTTACTACTGGATACCGGAGGATGCCGTACAACAACACCGCAGCCGCCGCCCGTTTGTGGAGCAATGGGTACGGGATGGGACATTACGAACAACGCCGGGCGACGTAGCCGACTACGAACTAATACGGCGGGATATTGTCGAAATATGCCAGCCGTACTACTTGCAAAGTATCGGGTTTGACCGGCAGTTTTCGTCTTATATTGTACCGGCATTAATGGAGGACGGAATGAGAATGGAGGTTGCCCCGCAAACATGGCTTTATTTAACCCCGGCAGCCCTGCACCTGGAACACGGCATCTACGGCAAAACCATAACCCACGCCGGGCACCCGGTTTTGCGTTGGAACATGGCAAATGTGAGTATGCAACGCAGCGACAGAAACAACAACTACCTACCCTCGAAAGGCAAAAGCGCCGAAAAGATCGACGGCATCGCAGCGACGTTAAACGCGATGGGGCAATGGTTGAAAGAACGGGGCGAAACGCCGCAGGGTAGTTACCTATTTGAAAGTGATTTAATAATGATAGGATGAAAAACGAACCCGGAAACGGAATTTTAAAAACAATGTAAAATGGAAAACAAAACAACTTGAAAAAAAACAAAAACCCCCCCAGCGAAAGAACAACCCAAACACGCCGACAAACCCGGCGGGGCCCGCCCCCGAAACCCCAAAGGAAAAAAAACAAAAAAAAAACCAAAAAACCAGCAAACAAAAAACAAAAAAAGAAGAGCCGACGCCGACGGACCTTAAATTCCCCCCCCCTTCCCCCCCCCTCCCGGAGAAATTAAGGGGTGAGGGGGGGACAAAAAGGCCGCCCAAAGAGCCCCCAGTTGTTGTTAAAAAAAAAAAGAAATAAAACACAAAAAAGGAGCGGGGCCCCACCCAACCAACAATAAAATATAATTTAAAACGGGTGGGGAAAGCCGAATTTTTTTAAATTGGGAGGGTGGCGGAGCCCGCGCCGTGGGCGCAACGGAAAAGGGGAAAAAAAACCCGCAAAAAAAAAAAAAAAAAAAAAAAAAAAAAAACAAAATGGAGAATAAAATAACCAACCTGAAAAAAGACAAAACGGCGCGCGGCGGCAATCTTTGGGTATTTGAATACGACGGGGTAAAAACAATTATTGCGGAAGTGGGATTTGCAGAGTCGCGGAACGTTTTTTTATTTGACATTATAATGCACCGGCCCGATGGCCGATATTCAATTGCGATGGAAGTTCTCGGAGAACTACTTACAGAGCATGAAAATGCCGTATTGAATTGGGCTGCATTGCAATGTCTTAAAGCATACGAAAAACGAGCAAAACAGCAAAATGATTAGAATCCTCGTACTTGAACAAACCTACCTTTCAAACACCGGCTATTGGCGGCTATACCGCCCACTGGACGTTATGCGCCAACTTTACCCCGGTGTATTTCACCTGACGTACAAGTACGAGCGGATGACGTATGCCGACATTATGGAGCATGATATTGTCATCACGCGGAGGCCAAGCGGGGGAGATGCCGGCGCTCTGGTAAAGTTGATCGAAAAAGCCCGGATGCAAGGCCGTCACGTGATTTTTGATGAGGATGACGCCGTAATGGCCTGCCCTGACACGCACGAACTTTACAGCGTATTCCAGAAAAAGGAAGTCCGGGAGCAGTACACGGCGGCGCTCCGTTGCGCTTCACAGTTTTGGTTTAGTACCCCCGCTTTCCTTGAAACCATCCACCCGGAAGGGTTGGTTATCCCAAACGCCATACTGCCCACCGATATGCCCGACGAGCCGACGCCGGATATGGGGCTGTTTGGCTGGCAAGGGAAATCTATCCAAGTGCACGACCTTATGGCCGGGCGGACATGGTACGACGCCAACAAAGACAAGGCAGCGGCCTGGATTTTCTTCGGCTACAAACCCCCGTTGGATCATTCGGCCAATACGAAACTAATCCCATACATCGACGATGTGGACGTTTATATGGCTTCCTTCCGGCAAAACGGGATCAACGCCATGTGGAAGCCATTAACGCCGTGCGCGTTCAACGATCATAAAAGTAATATCAACTGGTTAGGCGCAACGATGGGCGGCGGCTACTGCATTACCAACTACGCCGGACGTCCGGGATGGGAATTTGCCAGCGCCGAAGTTCTACCCTATTCAGAAGCCTGCGAATTGTGGGCAGCCTCGAAGGCGCATATACTGGAGAACTATAATTTACTCAACACGGCGCGGATGCGGGCGGAAAGCATATTTGCACTTGTGCCTCACTTTTTAGCGCAAACGGCAGTATGAACAAAAGATGGATGAGGATAATTTTTGCCATACTTGTCGCTTCGGCGGCTTTGTATATCCTTTATGAGCAAATAGGCGGATGGGCAACCTTAGCGGTATATATTTTGCTTTATGCCAATAACTTAACCCACCCAGTGCCGGAAAAGCAAGAGCCATGAACACCTGCCGCATCTCAAAGGAAGTCCTGCAAGACGCCGAAAGTATGGCGGCAGTCATCGACGCCGGTTTTTTGCTAAAGAATCCGGTAAAAAATGATGAGATAAGTGGGCCAGGGATTGACGGCGATGGAGACGAATATGCTTTGTGTTTTTGGGTAATCGAGCCGGGCGTTTTGTCTGTTTCGGCAATCAAAGCAAATAATTTTTACTCTTTGAATGACAATATTGCAAGCATGACTTTTTCAATTGACTTTAGTTAAGATGACCGTTTGCCTCATATATTCTGGCCACCTCCGCACATGGGAGCAATGCAAGGGCAATCACGCCGAAGTGTTGCGCCCGGCACCGGCGCACGTTGTCCACTACAACGAGACAACGCACGACCTGACGCCGTACCACCGCGACGAGTGGCGGCATTACTACCGGGGCAATGAATACCCCGAAACGGAATCGCAGCCGGAAAACACGCTGTCGATGTGGCGCGGAATGTGGAACGCATGGCAGTTAGCGCCGGAGGGGTTTGATTGTTACGTCCGTATTCGGTACGACATCATCCTGGAGGGCGGCGGCGTTGACTTTCCGCAGTGGCCAATGGAGAATAACACGGTTTACATCCCGGAGGGCAACGATTACCGGGAAGGGGTTAACGACCAATTTGCGTTTGGAAACCGGCAAAGCATGGAAAAGTATTATAGCGTATTTCACCACCACAAAACGCACTTTGATGCGGGCAAGCCGTTCCACACCGAATCGTACCACAAATACACGTTGGATATGTTGGGGGTGAATATTGTGCGCATACCTATCACAAACAGGATATTAAGGCCATGAGCGATTACCGAATTAACGCAATTGACGACATCGAAACAACAGGCGTTCCGATATGGTATGAAGGTAGGACGCGATTTTACCGAACACTATACCCAACCAAATTCAGCCTAATAAAAGCCGTTTTTGTGTTCATTTTGCTTTGGTTATTTCACAGAAAAAAGTATCGGTTTAAAATTAGAAAGATTTGAAAAATGGCTAAAAAAGCAGAAAAAGCGCCGCAATACGAGCAAAGACACCTGAAAGAGGGGAGTTTTTGCAATTTCCACAGTTTCTACGAACAGATAGCCCGATGGATACCCGA
The Chitinophagaceae bacterium genome window above contains:
- a CDS encoding type IV toxin-antitoxin system AbiEi family antitoxin domain-containing protein, translating into MLTSEQKEILAFARSVGGSFTKAEAVKEFGREYYHNGSKHVGDRLSRMVNAGLLEREEKGRYKIGKGTKNKPATIDAGQTDLFG
- a CDS encoding HNH endonuclease — protein: MPTMPKATRAPWMPPPRKAWTHAKRWAKYNTHAWRDARLAFLVACKYQCATNGCSNPATSVDHVKPISSGHDGWDQSNWQPLCTACHRNKSSKEGGHAAAGRTAGPEGRGVKST
- a CDS encoding terminase large subunit yields the protein MIERATAYIDDILSGKIIAGKWIRLAMERHKRDLTRVGDPAFPYYFDENEARRVLALYDLFKFSKGKETGQPFDIMPWFAALVYMAYGWRREDGDGKRFRKVYCKVGRGNAKTANLVTIGVIGFLFDNATDPEVYWIATKKDQAKIGWDRQRTMMKMLVSDFPELGQMLNIPTGHTSTKVSRTDALSWVTYLGRDSEAEDGASPYYVLADEIHAWDNDDLLNVMESGMVKVDDPMTWMITTAGYKPLGPNSQFLTACKNILTGITENDELLAFVYELDEGDDWRDEAVWCKANPGLEISVSMTGLRTEYNKIKSQGVTKEIDFKVKNLNIEQAGSSGWIPDEKWMQCAEEYDEADLLSRECWGGLDMAATNDFNSFVLYFPPVDDKKGVVIPYYWIPEDAVQQHRSRRPFVEQWVRDGTLRTTPGDVADYELIRRDIVEICQPYYLQSIGFDRQFSSYIVPALMEDGMRMEVAPQTWLYLTPAALHLEHGIYGKTITHAGHPVLRWNMANVSMQRSDRNNNYLPSKGKSAEKIDGIAATLNAMGQWLKERGETPQGSYLFESDLIMIG
- a CDS encoding phage terminase small subunit P27 family, with the translated sequence MRGGHNIKSAIDKKIEGTTRKARDAGRVELIVSPVSEIPPPNHFSARHVEKWNWVCARLSEKSLLTETDSDAVQIYVETWCVYEDCAADVRENGTVLWIETSAGKKPITNPSYRHMKDSESTLRMIWDHFGMTPRARMGIKAPEKPKTSLILEMMKGRQPTKKAV
- a CDS encoding glycosyltransferase, which translates into the protein MEVICLPENIGTARAVNKGWKHRVEGEMCIKMDDDVVIHRAGWVDEMEEALIRDPKIGIIGLKRKDLWECPWYPDPAWRSVLRMLPHEAGQTWIITEDVHHVMGTCQAYSPALLEKIGYLYQPFQYGFDDSLAAIRCKVAGLRSCFLHGYEIDHIDPGGDAYTLEKVEATKSGSPNNVEYHRLKNGYQNGTIGIYYDADGGQPDSGPMAGEYTWRLPNLQTR